From Pseudomonas sp. G.S.17, the proteins below share one genomic window:
- a CDS encoding BrnT family toxin produces the protein MMTFRIQFDPAKGRKNLLKHNVRLADAESVLYDDHALTIEDNDHDEPRWITIGDSGKGQILVVAYTYRDPNFIRLISARKASAREINLYRGK, from the coding sequence ATAATGACTTTCAGAATCCAGTTTGACCCTGCCAAAGGCCGAAAAAACCTGCTTAAACACAATGTTCGCCTCGCTGATGCAGAATCCGTTTTGTACGACGACCATGCACTGACAATAGAAGACAACGATCACGACGAACCGCGCTGGATCACCATTGGAGACAGCGGCAAGGGGCAGATTCTGGTAGTGGCGTACACCTACCGCGATCCGAACTTCATCAGATTGATCTCGGCCAGGAAGGCTAGCGCCCGGGAAATCAATCTTTACAGAGGCAAATGA
- a CDS encoding BrnA antitoxin family protein, with product MKEHYDFSNAKRGPVAPVKGKSRITIMLDDVVLQAARERADEQGIGYQTLINGLLRQVLKVDTKQDATEKRLLSTGDELSVTAFNRREVEALEAQLNSMASSLHVLLSVHSKASST from the coding sequence ATGAAAGAGCATTACGACTTTAGCAACGCCAAACGCGGACCGGTTGCACCTGTCAAGGGCAAGAGCCGCATCACGATTATGCTGGACGATGTGGTGCTTCAGGCGGCACGGGAACGTGCCGACGAGCAAGGCATCGGCTACCAGACACTGATTAATGGATTGTTGCGGCAGGTGTTGAAGGTCGATACCAAGCAGGATGCAACAGAAAAACGCCTGCTGAGTACGGGGGACGAATTGAGCGTCACCGCTTTCAATCGCCGTGAAGTTGAAGCACTGGAGGCTCAGCTAAACAGCATGGCCAGCTCACTTCATGTGCTTTTGAGTGTTCACAGTAAAGCCTCGTCGACCTGA